Proteins encoded by one window of Arachis ipaensis cultivar K30076 chromosome B04, Araip1.1, whole genome shotgun sequence:
- the LOC107637086 gene encoding uncharacterized protein LOC107637086: MITGLSMEVGDGRMTLFWEDTWLQGGSLKLRFSRLFSISNHQGSIIGDCGFWDGLEWVWNFQWRRGLYQWELDLLNRLLEALRPIKLVSNQQDRLVWKYGKEGIFSTNAFVQVVQSETLPEDITNFSFTRTIWKGLAPPRVELFIWFVLIGRVNTKERLHRFGILRNGDNICVFCKRDVEHIYHLFLGCEFTWQVWCRWLSDLGRAWSIPGSLKEHFESWTGVMNSNEERNRWLRCFFAVIWNIWLERNRRIFNSKEGGSEEVYQWSCGISG; this comes from the coding sequence ATGATTACTGGGTTGTCTATGGAGGTGGGTGATGGCAGGATGACTCTGTTTTGGGAAGATACCTGGTTACAAGGCGGTTCACTCAAGTTGAGGTTTTCGAGACTTTTCTCTATTTCAAACCATCAAGGATCTATCATAGGGGATtgcgggttttgggatgggttagagtgggttTGGAATTTCCAGTGGAGGCGAGGCCTATATCAATGGGAGTTGGACTTATTGAATAGGTTACTTGAGGCTTTAAGGCCTATTAAATTAGTAAGTAATCAGCAAGACAGACTTGTATGGAAGTATGGCAAGGAAGGAATTTTTTCAACTAACGCTTTTGTGCAGGTGGTGCAATCAGAGACTCTCCCAGAGGATATCACAAATTTCAGCTTCACCAGAACCATATGGAAAGGTTTGGCGCCACCACGAGTGGAGTTATTTATTTGGTTTGTTCTGATAGGAAGAGTTAATACTAAAGAGAGACTACATCGGTTTGGAATACTTAGGAATGGAGACAATATATGTGTGTTTTGTAAAAGGGATGTTGAACATATTTACCATTTGTTCCTGGGGTGTGAGTTTACTTGGCAGGTATGGTGTCGATGGCTTTCTGATCTCGGGAGAGCGTGGTCTATTCCGGGCTCACTCAAGGAACATTTTGAGAGTTGGACAGGTGTCATGAACAGTAATGAGGAGCGGAATCGGTGGTTAAGGTGCTTCTTTGCGGTCATTTGGAATATATGGCTTGAGAGGAACAGACGTATTTTTAATTCCAAAGAAGGTGGTTCAGAAGAGGTGTATCAATGGTCCTGCGGGATCAGTGGCTGA